From the genome of Bradyrhizobium sp. ORS 278:
CACGTCGACCGGCCGCTGACGTTTACGATAGCGGCGGCGCGATGTGGCGGATGAAGGCCGGCCGCTGCGCAATTTGCGCGTACCAGCGCATCAGGTTCGCCAGCTCCGGCTTGATCACACCCTCGACGCCGAACCAGCGCCGCGCATAGGCGCCGAGCGCGATGTCGGCAAGCGTGAAGCTGTCCGCCTCGACATAGGTACGTGTGGCCAGGTGGGCGTCGAGGATGCGCCACATCATCGCGGCGCCGTCAGCGGCCTGCTGCAGCGCGGCCATATCGCGCTGCTCAGGCGGGGTGCGCACCAGACCCCAGAACAGCGGCCGCTCGGTCGGCTGAACGGTCGAGAGCGTCCAGTCGAGCCAGCGCTCGACGGCAGCGCGGTCTCGCGGCCGCGCCGGATAGAGCAGGGTGTCGCCACCATAGGCGAGGCAGAGATAGCGCATGATCGCGTTGCTCTCCCATAGTACGAAGTCGCCATCGACCAGCGTCGGGATGCGGCCGTTCGGATTCATCGCGAGGTAGTCCGCCTCGTTGTTGCGGCCGAACTGCATGCCGGCATCGATGCGGTGAAAGCCAAGATCGAGCTCGGCAAGACACCACAGCACCTTCTGCACGTTGACAGAGTTGGGGCGTCCCCAGATCGTCAGTTGCGTTGCGGCGGGCACATCGGACTCCTCTCATGCCGAGCATTCTCCGACGATCTTGATAGCGCATCGCACGCAAAAAGCCCCGCTTCCGGCGGGGCTTTTCGGTCGAACGCGTCGCGCGCGATCAGTCTGTCGTCGTGGTTCCCGGCGATCAGCGGCCGAAGAACAGCCACAGCAGAATGATCACCGGAATCGGCACGCCCAACAACCACAGCAAGATTCCTCGACCCATCTCGGCCTCCTCATATCCTCTCCGTCAATCGGAGCGACAACGCGAGGGTGGCCACGGGGTTCCGATCGTGATGTCGCGAACGATTGATCAGGACTGCGGCAGATCGCTGAGCGGCAAGCCGATCCGGAACAGGCAATAGCCTTCGCGATCGAAGATCGCCCGAACCTCGTCGTTGACGTCGGCTTTCACCCGCGTGCGCGTCAGGCGCCAGTCCTGCTCGCGCACGCCAGCCGGGACTTCCCGGTCATCCGGCAGCACGAGCCGATAGCTCGGATCACGCAGACGGACCAGGAAACGATACATGCCGCCTACCAGTGTCCGGTGTTCGGCATCGACAGCCACGGCTCGGCCGGCGCCTTCGGCTCGCCCTTCTGCAACAGCTCTATCGAGTGCAGGTCGGGCGAGCGCACGAACGCCATGTTGCCGTCGCGCGGCGGCCGGTTGATGGTGACGCCGAGCTTCATCAGGCGATCGCAGGTGGCGTAGATGTCGTCGACCTCATAGGCGAGATGGCCGAAGAAGCGGTCCTCGCCGTATTTTTCCTCGTCCCAATTGTAGGTCAGCTCGACCAGCGGTGCTCCGCGCGTCGGCGGCAGGCTCTTCAGCAGGTGTTCATCCTCGGGTGCGCAAAGAAACACCAGCGTGAAGCGGCCCTTGTCGTTGTCGATCCGGCGCACCTCCTTGAGGCCGAGCGCATCGGAATAGAATTTGAGCGCGACGTCGAGATTGCGCACGCGCAGCATGGTGTGGAGATAACGCATCGTTCCTTGTCTCCCTGAGCTTGAAGCGGATGTTCAACGGCCGCCTGCGGACGGCGATCCATAGCAGCATTCGGCAGGCTTGCGCAGCTTGCCGCGATGCCGGCTCGCGCGGAATTGTGGGGTGCGGGACGATCTGCCGAGAGTGGGCGGAGCGATCCTGCGGCCCGTTCGGAGGTCGGCGAATCGCTGTTTTCAGCCGTGATTCGCAGCGTGAACGAAGCGCAGCATTGCGGGCTGATACGGGCTTTTCAGTGCGTTTTGCCAGTCATGTGCGGCCAAAATCACGCAGGATCGTCGAAAATGCCTGGAAATATAGGGGAAAATGAATCGCATGCTCCATTCGATGGGCATCGCAGCTTGACTTCTCCGCGCTCCATTGGAATTTTGGCGCCGCTGTGGGTGCTTCGGGGCCCCTTGAAATGCAGGAGAATCCCGAAAATCGCGGGGTGTACCACCACCAGACGACTGAAGTCCCGGCTGTGCAATGCAGCCAGAAAACCCCGACCAGTCTGCGCAGCAATGCGCTGATAGCCGCGCAGTCGTCACGTCAATCACCGGTAACAATCATAAGGAGACACGATGGCTACCCAACTCTCGAAGTCGCAACTCATCGAGAAGATCGCGACCACCACCGAGCTGTCCAAGCGTGACGTCAAGAACGTCATGGAGACGCTCACCGATGTCGGCCACAAGGAGCTGAAGAAGAACGGCGTGTTCCTGGTGCCGGGCTTCGCGAAGTTCGTCGTCGTCAAGAAGGCGGCCGTCAAGGCGCGCAAGGGTACGAACCCCTTCACCGGTGAAGAGATGATGTTCAAGGCCAAGCCGGCCCGCAAGATCGTGCGCGCCCGCCCGGTCAAGGCCGCCAAGGACGCGGTGGCCTGATCCAGCTTCGGCAGGTTGATGGTTTGCGAGGGCCCCCTGCAAAGGGGGCCTTTTCGTTTGATGGGGGACGGCCACGTGTTGGCGCTTTACAGCCGCTGAAACGACAGCAGCGCCAGCACGACGGAATATCTTCGTCGCGTGGCGCCACCCTCGATGACTGGGCCCTGAAATTCCCAGTACTGATGTGTCTGGAGGAGCCGCCCAAAGGTTCAAGCCGACGTGCAACGATTTGCCTGGGGCTGAGATGGCGCACGCGCCGACTTGAGGGGGCCTCGAGCAGAGCAGGCCCAAGGGCCCAAGACCCGTTTTGGAGGTATGAGGAAAAGTCAGGTTTTATTGCGCAGCAAGCCGTTGACCAGGCTGCTCTCCGGTCGGCGAGGCAGGCTGTGGATAGGCTGCGAACAGGCTGTGGAAAAAGCGGCGCCTCGCTCCGTCGCGGGTCTCAGGCTTCGGTCGCGTCATCCCGGCAGCCGTCCGGCGCGGAGCCGACGCCGTGATGGCGGGATGCGATCACGACGAACCCGCCGTAACCGATGATGTTGACCAGAAGTTCGAACCAGGAAGCCATCGCCATTCCACCAAGACGACCATGAACGCATGGTCCCCCCGGTTGGTTCCCGCAGCTCCGGCATCCCACGGAGCTGCAACCAATCCCGCGGTGTCTGCGTTGTTTGGACGCATCGGAATTGGAGGACACCAACCATGAGAAAGACACTGGCTGTTCTGGCGACCGCAGGCGCTGTCGCCGTCACGGCGTTGGCGGCGCCCGCGCCGGCTCAGGCGCGCGGCATCGGACCAGGTCTCGCCTTCGGACTCGCCGCGGGTGCGCTCACTGCGGGCGCGATCGCGGCGTCGCATCCCTACTATTACGGTCCGGACTACGGCTATGCCTATGGCCCGCGCTACGTCTATGCCCCCGGCCCATACGCTTATTACGGCGGCCCCTACTATCATCGCTACCACCGCTGGCACCATCACTGGTAAGCGCGAGCGCCGGTGAAGTCATCAGGAGCCCGGGCGGCATCGCGCCCGGGCTCTTTTCATGTTGAGCTGCAGATCGGACTATTCCGCGGCCTCGCCCCGCTGGGCCTTGCGCCAAGCCTGGCGCGCGAATTCCTCGCGCTCGCGGGCGAACTTCTCCTGGGTCGACTTGAATCGCGCCAGTCGTGCCGTGATCTCGGCGCGCTCCTGCGTCCGCCGGTCGTCCTGCGTCTCGTCGTGTCCCACGGATCCTCACTGCTCCGGTTGCCATCCGGCGAGTCCAGCCATGAGACGCGTGACAAACTTCCTGGCGAATCGCTGACGCGATGAGGCTGTCCGATTGCGGCGCGATTGCGGAAGCTCTTGCTTGTGAAGATCGGGGGCTGTGCGAGCTGGGGACAGCAGAAGAGACGTGTGGCCTGGGTCGTCAGCCGAGCGAGGTTACGTCACGGACTCGTTCTGCTTGCAGGACCGGTTCCTGCTGATGCTCAATAGACGCACCTACGAGCCGCGGCGATGCCGTTACCGGTATGATAGAGAGCGGCTGTTACGCCGCGCGTGAAACTTTGGGGTGCTGTCGATGATCGCTTCCAACTTGCAGGATGGCGTCAACCGCCTGGGCGACATGATCGCAGCCGCGCGCGTCATTGTGCCGTTTACCGGCGCCGGCATCTCGACGGAAG
Proteins encoded in this window:
- a CDS encoding glutathione S-transferase family protein, which gives rise to MPAATQLTIWGRPNSVNVQKVLWCLAELDLGFHRIDAGMQFGRNNEADYLAMNPNGRIPTLVDGDFVLWESNAIMRYLCLAYGGDTLLYPARPRDRAAVERWLDWTLSTVQPTERPLFWGLVRTPPEQRDMAALQQAADGAAMMWRILDAHLATRTYVEADSFTLADIALGAYARRWFGVEGVIKPELANLMRWYAQIAQRPAFIRHIAPPLS
- a CDS encoding VOC family protein; this encodes MRYLHTMLRVRNLDVALKFYSDALGLKEVRRIDNDKGRFTLVFLCAPEDEHLLKSLPPTRGAPLVELTYNWDEEKYGEDRFFGHLAYEVDDIYATCDRLMKLGVTINRPPRDGNMAFVRSPDLHSIELLQKGEPKAPAEPWLSMPNTGHW
- a CDS encoding HU family DNA-binding protein, whose product is MATQLSKSQLIEKIATTTELSKRDVKNVMETLTDVGHKELKKNGVFLVPGFAKFVVVKKAAVKARKGTNPFTGEEMMFKAKPARKIVRARPVKAAKDAVA